Genomic DNA from Hymenobacter jejuensis:
AGGCGTGGGCCCAGAATAACGCCCGTGAAGGCTTCGGCGTGCGACCTGGCAAACGTGGCTGCATCCTTTCCCCACAGCGGCGACAGCGTTTGAAGCTCCCGGTTGCTGACGTTTTTGGCCCCGTAGAAATCGGCCCAGTGCGTTGTGCGGTCGTGGATGGAGAATTGCAGCTTATTGGGCGCATTTTTCAGCCGCGCCATGTAGGGCAAATCCAGTACATCGAGTACCGGCGAACCGCCCGTGCCCGTGCGCAGCTGCGGCCCGCCCAGCGGCCGCGACGGCGACCAACCGCGGCGAAGCTGATCGGTCTGGAAGTCGCCAAACGACACTTTGTGCTCAAACGTCCATTGCGCCAAGCCTTCTACCGGCAACTCGTCGGCGCCCGCCGCAAAAGCCGGGGGTGCCACCTCCGACTGCACCGCCGCGACTCCACAACCAGCCAGAATGCATAAAACCAGCAGGATCAGCGGAGTCAGTCGTTTCATAGGGTGCCAAAATAGGAGTGGGGAAAGCCAAACGGTCGGGGCCCCAAATTTGACACAAAAAAATCAAGCTACCATCCAATTTGCCAAGCGCCGTGCATCGCTGCCTCTCGCGATCGCTGCTTACCCACCTAGCGCGGGCACCGGTTGGCGAATCTCCTTGACCTTGTGCTTGTAGAAATAAATAATCAGGATGGGCAGCAGCGTCAGCTCGGCTACTACGCCGAAGAGCAGCGTCAGGCCGATGAGCAGGCCCACGTAAAATGTGCCGTCGAAGGAGGAAAAGATCAGCGTAGAGAAGCCGCCTACCAGAATCAACGACGTGACAATCACGGCTTTACCGGCCATCAGGTAAGTCTTGCGCACCGCCTTGAACAGGTTGGGTTCGTGTTGCAACGTCAGCTTTAGCTTGCTGATGAAGTGGATGGTATCGTCGACGGCAATGCCAAAGGCGATGGTGAAGATGATGCTCGTGCTGACCTTCATGCTTACGCCCGCCAAGCCCATCACCCCGGCCACGATCAGGATGGGTACTAAGTTGGGGATGAGCACGATAGCGGTCATGCGCAACGAGCGGAACAGCGCCAGCACGATGATCGTGACCATCACAATGTCGATGCTCATGCCCGAGATCATGTTCAGGGTGAGGTTTTCGTTATTCTTGTCGATGAGGTTGGCCGAGCCGGTGAGGCGCGTGCGCACGACGGTCGAGTCGGTTTGTTGGCGCAGAAACCGGCGCAGATTGGCGTTGAGCGCATCGGCTTTGATGCTGCCTACGTCGGGCATGCGGCCGGTGATGCGACCCTCGCGACCGTCGGGCAGCGCCAGCGCGCGGAACTCTGGCTTTTTGCGGAACAGCTTGATTTTGTTGACGATACGCCGCAGCTCCGATTCTGAATCCGGCAGCCGGTATTCTTCCACCAGGCCGCCCTTGAGCGCCTTTCGCACCGATTTGACGATGGTAACCGGCGAGGCCAGGAAGTTCAGCCCGTAGTCGCGTTGGAGGTAGTTTTCGATGCGCTCGGTTTGGCGCAGCACGGCAAGGTCGTACACGGTGCGGCCGTCGGCGGGCTGTAAATCCAGCTCAAAAGGCCGCACGCCGGCAAAATGCCGCTCAAAAAACCGGAAATCCAGCTTCACCGGGTCGTTCTTCGACAGATCATCTAGCAGCGCCGAGTTAATCCGGATTTGCATGGCTGAGGCAATGGAAGCGGCTAATATTAAGCCACTTACCGTTACCACCAAGCGGCGGCGGGCCAGCACCGTCCGGAACATGCGCCCCAGCACGCCATCCCAGCTGTGGCCCTGCGACCGCGGCACGCGCAGTTGCGGCTTTTTCAGGAGCATGAGCATGGCCGGCAGCAGCGTAAACGACAGCAAAAACGTGAGCAGCACGGCAATGCCCGTAAACAGGCCGAAGTTGTAAATCGGACGTATCGTGCTGGTCATCAGCGTGAAAAAGCCAATGCTGGTGGTCAGAGCCGAAAGCCCCGAGCCAAACCCCGATTCTTTTAAGGTAATCAGCAGGGCTTCGCGCTTAGCCGTGCCATAGCCCAGCTCCGTTACGTAGCGCGTGATGATGTGAATGGTGTCGGACATGCCTACCACGAACAGCATCACCGGCAACAGGGCCGTCATCAGATCAATGCTCACACCGCACGCCGACATCAGCCCCAACCCCCACAAAATCGCGCCCAGCACCACTACCAGCGGCAACACCACGCCCCACCACGTGCGAAAAGTAAACCACAGCAACACCGTCACGAGCACCACCGACAGCGACATAAACACCATCAGCTCGCGTTGCAGCCGATCGACGAAAATGGACTGGGCAACCAGCTTGCCGGCCAAGTGGTATTGATTCTCCGCGAAGCCCTGCCGCGCCAACTCGGTGCGCACGGCTGCGAGCATGGAGTCGCCGGGGGGCTTGCTGAGGTTGGGCGAGGTCTGGAACAAAATCGTGACGGCGCGGGCATCGCGGGCAATGAGGTTGTCGACGAGGCCCGGCGTGCGGTACACCAGCGCCGAATCGGCGGCGCGGCGGGCGGGCTCGGCAGGGTGGAGGTAGGGCACGTTGAACACGCCCAGCCCTTCCACTACCGGATTGGTAGCGTTGGTAGGCGAGGTAACATGCTCAATATGTGGACGTTGCTGAATAAAGCGCGTGAGCGAGTCAACGTGCGTCAGAAATTGTGAATCGAAGACGGTGCGGCCCGCCGGCGCTTCCAGTCCCAGCAGCACGTAATCGTTGTCGTTGCCGAAGCGCGCCGAATATTTCTCGTAATAGGCCAGATCGGGGTCGCCGGCCGGATAGAAATCGTTGAAATTGTAGTTAAAGCGCAGTTGCGCCACAAAATAGACGCTCAGGCCGGTGAGCAGCACCAGCACGAGCAGAATAAGATGACTGAGTTTGCGAAGCGGCATGAGCACAGAACCGCGAAGCAGTGCTTCGCGCGGGTAAAAAGTAACGGTTCTTCCGCCAGGCAGAAGCCGCACGGATGGGGCCGCGAGCGTTGAAATCGCGGGGCGTTTCGTACTTTAGGGTCGGCGGAAAACCGGTACGAAGACGTAGTCAAGCCAACCGCGCCCCGCTGGCTTTTGTTTCCTCATCCTTAGATTATTCCCCATGAAAAACGTTCTGTTGGCCCTCGCACTTTTCGCTTTCGTTGGCACCGCTTCCGCTCACGGCGACAAAGACGGCAAAAAAGGCAAAAAGGAATCTTGCGCCATGAAAGGCACCGACGCCTGCTGCATGAAGAAAGGTGCCAAAACAGCCGCGGGAAAAGCCAAAACCGCCACTACGGAAACTGCTGCTACGAAGTCACTGTAAGTATTTGTTAATCAGATATTTGCAATAAAAAGCCATCTATAGCATAAATGGCTTTTTTTATCTAATAATTGTAGGAAATTGTTTAATAGCTGTGCCAAGGATCGAAATACAGACCATCGTTCATGCACCTCAAGGGGTCTGTTATCAACTAGCCCTTAGCACTGATCTACACACGGTTTCCACTAAGCAGACTCAGGAGAAAATCATTGCTGGGGTAAGAACTGGAATTCTGCAACTTGGCGATACAGTAACGTTTCGGGCACGGCATTTTGGATTCTGGCTAACCCTGACTAGTCAGATAACTGAAGCCGAAGCACCCGACTATTTTTGCGATGTTATGCGACAAGGCGCTTTTAAGCTCATGCGTCATGAGCATCATTTCGCAAGCGTTGGAGGAGCTACCGTTATGAGTGATGTATTTACCTTTGAATCGCCTTTTGGATGGATCGGTAAAGTGGTAGATGCTTTGATTCTCAGGAAGTACTTACGCCGTTTTTTAAC
This window encodes:
- a CDS encoding efflux RND transporter permease subunit gives rise to the protein MPLRKLSHLILLVLVLLTGLSVYFVAQLRFNYNFNDFYPAGDPDLAYYEKYSARFGNDNDYVLLGLEAPAGRTVFDSQFLTHVDSLTRFIQQRPHIEHVTSPTNATNPVVEGLGVFNVPYLHPAEPARRAADSALVYRTPGLVDNLIARDARAVTILFQTSPNLSKPPGDSMLAAVRTELARQGFAENQYHLAGKLVAQSIFVDRLQRELMVFMSLSVVLVTVLLWFTFRTWWGVVLPLVVVLGAILWGLGLMSACGVSIDLMTALLPVMLFVVGMSDTIHIITRYVTELGYGTAKREALLITLKESGFGSGLSALTTSIGFFTLMTSTIRPIYNFGLFTGIAVLLTFLLSFTLLPAMLMLLKKPQLRVPRSQGHSWDGVLGRMFRTVLARRRLVVTVSGLILAASIASAMQIRINSALLDDLSKNDPVKLDFRFFERHFAGVRPFELDLQPADGRTVYDLAVLRQTERIENYLQRDYGLNFLASPVTIVKSVRKALKGGLVEEYRLPDSESELRRIVNKIKLFRKKPEFRALALPDGREGRITGRMPDVGSIKADALNANLRRFLRQQTDSTVVRTRLTGSANLIDKNNENLTLNMISGMSIDIVMVTIIVLALFRSLRMTAIVLIPNLVPILIVAGVMGLAGVSMKVSTSIIFTIAFGIAVDDTIHFISKLKLTLQHEPNLFKAVRKTYLMAGKAVIVTSLILVGGFSTLIFSSFDGTFYVGLLIGLTLLFGVVAELTLLPILIIYFYKHKVKEIRQPVPALGG
- a CDS encoding SRPBCC family protein, encoding MPRIEIQTIVHAPQGVCYQLALSTDLHTVSTKQTQEKIIAGVRTGILQLGDTVTFRARHFGFWLTLTSQITEAEAPDYFCDVMRQGAFKLMRHEHHFASVGGATVMSDVFTFESPFGWIGKVVDALILRKYLRRFLTQRVSVIKEYAEDGSWRELLPADALDI